In one Hemiscyllium ocellatum isolate sHemOce1 chromosome 29, sHemOce1.pat.X.cur, whole genome shotgun sequence genomic region, the following are encoded:
- the tmem218 gene encoding transmembrane protein 218, giving the protein MADVVMGVGPGVFILAIVWVLSLLICMLLSRSGGVISWLSIILVFFLALMITLILIFFPRAKETPESVTEDVIYDRFFIGRYCLLCVLIVTLLTGLILLFPHYLVEHVEAKLLRN; this is encoded by the exons ATGGCTGATGTTGTAATGGGAGTAGGGCCAGGAGTTTTTATTCTGGCTATTGTATGGGTTTTGTCATTGCTAATATGCATGCTGCTATCTCGTTCAGGAGGTGTGATCAG CTGGCTTTCGATTATATTGGTTTTCTTCCTTGCATTGATGATCACCTTGATCCTCATCTTCTTTCCCCGGGCCAAAGAGACACCTGAGTCAGTGACTGAAGACGTG atttATGACCGTTTCTTCATTGGCCGCTATTGTCTGCTGTGTGTCCTGATTGTGACGCTCCTGACAGGCTTGATTCTACTCTTTCCCCATTACCTTGTGGAGCACGTGGAAGCTAAGCTTCTTCGGAACTGA